In Candidatus Angelobacter sp., the sequence AAACGGTTGCATAACGAAAAGTTCACACGCTATTCCACGCGGGACGGGCTGATGACCAACATGGTCAGCGCCCTGTTCGAAGACGCGGAAGGAACACTTTGGGTCGGGACCGATCTGGGCCTGCAACGACGCGATCCGGTGACCGGTCGATTCTCCGATGCCTGGTCCCCCAGCGATCTGCCAGACAGGCGAGTGCAATGCATCCTGAAAGACCGGGGGGGAGCTCTTTGGATGGGCACAGAAGCCGCCGGCTTGCAACGCTGGTATGACGGCACATGGACCCGATTCACCGCGCCGGACGGTTTCAGAGAAAGGCGCGTTGACTACCTTGCTGAAGACCATGAGGGAAACATCTGGGTCGTTTCCGGCAAAGGCTCCTTGTATCGCTTTCGAGATGGCAAATTCACCGTGTTCGGAACTGATGAGGGTCTGGCGAACGAAATGGTCTTGTGCCTGCATGAAGACCGGGAGGACAATCTCTGGGTCGGAACTTCTTTCGGAGGACTGAAACGAATGCAGCCGCGGAGGATACTTGCCTATTCCACCCAACACGGATTGAGCCACCACGATGCGTGGAGCATTTGTGAAAGCCAGGCCGGCGGCTTGTGGATCGGCACGTCCGACGGTTTTAATCTCTTCCGGAACGGCGCCATTTCCAGACGCGCGCTGGATGAGGGGCGGCAGGATTCCCGGGTAAAGGCGATCTTCGAGGACAAGGCCGGGAACGTCTGGGTGGGCGGGGTGACCGCCGGCTTGAGGAAATTCAGGGACAAACAACTGATCGCCTCTTATACGCGAAGCGAAGGATTGCCGCAAAACCAGGTCAACGCCATATACGAGGGCAGTGAGGGCTCGCTCTGGGTCGGCACTCTGGGGGGACTGAGCCGTATCAAGGACGGAGCGATTATGAGTTACACCGCGACCAATGGCCTTTTAGCCGGCGATGTTCGGGCCATTCACGAGGATCGCACCGGCACGCTCTGGATCGGGACGTATGGCGGTGGAGTAAACCGGCTCAGAGCTGGCCGATTCCTCCCGCCCATCACGACCGAACAGGGCCTGTCGGACAACTTCGCCTGGTGCATCCATGAAGACGCGGGAGGAGTGTTCTGGATTGGCACGGAAAACGGATTGAACCGGGTGAAGAATGGCCGCGTGGACCGGTTCAAGACGGACCAGGGACTCTTCGATAATGTCGTCAACGACATCCTTGAGGACACGCATGGCAATCTATGGATCAGTTGTAACCGCGGCATTTACCGGGTGTCCAAAGCGGCTTTGAACGCGGTGGCCGACGGACAGACGAACCACGTCGAATACGTGTCCTACGGAATTTCCGACGGCATGTTGAGCAGCGAGACCAACGGCGAGAATCAGCCCGATGCCTGTAAGACCCGTGACGGGCGGCTGTGGTTTCCGACCACGGACGGCGTGGTGGTGATCGACCCGGACCGAATCACGCACAACGATCTGCCGCCGCCGGTTGTTATCGAGGATGTACTGATGGACCATCTGCCCGTGCCGCTTCATCAATCTCCCCAGTTGGATGCCGGGCGCGGGGCCGTTCTCGAAATCCATTACACCGCCAACAGTCTC encodes:
- a CDS encoding two-component regulator propeller domain-containing protein, which produces MNERASSGPPARRPRRLRATAAVLSFLFVCDARLGAEISETQYRFDSWKTEQGLPQNTVKAIHQTRDGYLWFGTRFGIVRFDGVTFRVFDRVNTKELVSDNCIALAEDKNGVLWFATPPGVIRYKEGAFRSFVLSANNPTDKVFSLCAAAQGGVWIATADGLKRLHNEKFTRYSTRDGLMTNMVSALFEDAEGTLWVGTDLGLQRRDPVTGRFSDAWSPSDLPDRRVQCILKDRGGALWMGTEAAGLQRWYDGTWTRFTAPDGFRERRVDYLAEDHEGNIWVVSGKGSLYRFRDGKFTVFGTDEGLANEMVLCLHEDREDNLWVGTSFGGLKRMQPRRILAYSTQHGLSHHDAWSICESQAGGLWIGTSDGFNLFRNGAISRRALDEGRQDSRVKAIFEDKAGNVWVGGVTAGLRKFRDKQLIASYTRSEGLPQNQVNAIYEGSEGSLWVGTLGGLSRIKDGAIMSYTATNGLLAGDVRAIHEDRTGTLWIGTYGGGVNRLRAGRFLPPITTEQGLSDNFAWCIHEDAGGVFWIGTENGLNRVKNGRVDRFKTDQGLFDNVVNDILEDTHGNLWISCNRGIYRVSKAALNAVADGQTNHVEYVSYGISDGMLSSETNGENQPDACKTRDGRLWFPTTDGVVVIDPDRITHNDLPPPVVIEDVLMDHLPVPLHQSPQLDAGRGAVLEIHYTANSL